In the Burkholderia glumae LMG 2196 = ATCC 33617 genome, one interval contains:
- a CDS encoding DUF1842 domain-containing protein — MSEFHPFNHAGTFSIGTPNLAGGRRLQVFLSVPQGTNSVSGYGTLTQATNPPLHIESAFHGSVYSLGLASGQQVYALQGTAVPAIPGAPHVTELVITLDSTWSKTGKAAYKYVVGSQFEEATDQPVTVQWLLQNGERAA, encoded by the coding sequence ATGTCGGAATTCCACCCGTTCAATCACGCCGGCACCTTCTCGATCGGCACGCCGAATCTGGCCGGCGGCCGGCGGCTGCAAGTGTTTCTCTCGGTGCCGCAAGGGACCAACAGCGTGTCCGGCTACGGCACGCTGACGCAGGCGACCAATCCGCCGCTGCACATCGAATCCGCATTCCATGGCTCCGTATATTCGCTGGGCCTGGCCAGCGGCCAGCAGGTCTACGCATTGCAGGGCACGGCCGTGCCGGCGATCCCGGGCGCGCCGCACGTGACGGAACTGGTGATCACGCTCGACAGCACCTGGAGCAAGACCGGCAAGGCTGCCTACAAGTACGTGGTCGGCAGCCAGTTCGAGGAAGCCACGGACCAGCCCGTCACGGTCCAGTGGCTGCTGCAGAACGGCGAGCGCGCGGCCTGA
- a CDS encoding aspartyl/asparaginyl beta-hydroxylase domain-containing protein has translation MNQEIEIPIRDTLDALEAEYGKPALARVFEFVGINTGQLALPELPPYQRPQLFYFPGLDGKPWYEASDYEELRAFTSILEAEIDMLRDEYLAQVRPSMLLPYEEQVAGRFDHIGRADWGTFDFRRKSQREVEENCRRCPGTAALMHRVETYLNPGGAFIFSVIQGGTKIPPHSDSTNIKLTCQLPLLVPPGSRLRVGAETRGWPEGRAILFDDTFEHESWNDSDQPRVCLLVDIWHPGLTQAERAAITRLHAVIAQHAGPAFTPPWATGVAPARS, from the coding sequence GTGAATCAGGAAATCGAAATTCCCATTCGCGATACGCTCGACGCACTCGAGGCCGAATACGGCAAGCCGGCGCTGGCGCGCGTGTTCGAATTCGTGGGAATCAACACCGGACAGCTTGCGCTGCCCGAACTGCCGCCCTACCAGCGGCCCCAACTGTTCTATTTCCCCGGCCTCGACGGTAAGCCCTGGTACGAGGCGAGCGATTACGAAGAACTGCGGGCCTTCACCTCGATCCTCGAGGCCGAGATCGACATGCTGCGCGACGAGTATCTCGCCCAGGTGAGGCCCTCGATGCTGCTTCCATACGAGGAGCAGGTTGCCGGCCGATTCGATCATATCGGCCGGGCCGATTGGGGGACCTTCGATTTCCGGCGCAAGAGCCAACGCGAGGTCGAGGAAAACTGCCGGCGCTGCCCAGGCACCGCCGCCCTCATGCATCGGGTGGAGACCTACCTCAATCCGGGTGGTGCGTTCATCTTCTCGGTGATCCAGGGCGGCACGAAAATCCCGCCGCATTCCGATTCAACCAACATCAAGCTGACCTGCCAGCTTCCGCTGCTGGTACCGCCTGGCTCGCGGCTCCGAGTCGGTGCCGAGACCCGCGGCTGGCCCGAAGGGCGCGCGATCCTGTTCGACGATACCTTCGAGCACGAGAGCTGGAACGACAGCGATCAGCCGCGCGTCTGCCTGCTCGTCGATATCTGGCACCCCGGGCTGACGCAGGCCGAGCGGGCCGCCATCACACGCCTGCATGCGGTAATCGCGCAACACGCCGGCCCGGCGTTCACGCCGCCCTGGGCAACGGGCGTCGCACCCGCGCGAAGCTAG
- a CDS encoding GNAT family N-acetyltransferase yields MRSLQIRAANPADLPALRELFLHTRRETFVWQAAEAFALDDFDAQTRDELLLLAEDETGRLLGFVSVWEPTDFIHHLFVAAGHLRNGVGRALLNALPGWPGRRYQLKCLSRNHAALAFYRACGFSEAGSGSGPEGDYLLLESGGKVTP; encoded by the coding sequence ATGCGATCCTTGCAAATACGTGCCGCCAACCCGGCCGACCTGCCCGCCCTGCGCGAGCTGTTCCTGCACACTCGCCGCGAGACCTTCGTCTGGCAAGCCGCCGAGGCCTTCGCGCTGGACGACTTCGACGCCCAGACCCGCGACGAACTTCTGCTGCTGGCCGAGGACGAAACCGGCAGGCTGCTGGGCTTCGTCTCGGTCTGGGAGCCCACCGACTTCATCCACCACCTGTTCGTCGCCGCCGGCCACCTGCGTAACGGCGTCGGCCGTGCCCTGCTCAATGCGCTGCCAGGCTGGCCGGGCAGGCGCTATCAGCTCAAGTGCCTGAGCCGCAACCACGCCGCGCTGGCCTTTTATCGCGCCTGCGGATTCAGCGAGGCGGGCTCGGGCAGCGGCCCGGAGGGCGATTACTTGCTGCTCGAATCCGGCGGCAAGGTAACGCCATGA
- a CDS encoding MBL fold metallo-hydrolase — protein MTDTSPIYLKPNVVFEPLINQWYAWTFLLQPATCALVTKQVHLRIMESFVRAPEVHRRSAKKMAGGRFLDAGKEQVPAVEALIRATRDGAAPLLALADALQELDELVAADAAGDTLTPLYERVPAALKGMVELGYDLRGRASYRLFERLLYDSVDYLEPLQSMNGFLATSGERSFMLSTPRLPGEGMVQIRLPFRDPLYDELFAARRHGADPHLIDRLLAHTDGGEPCRATLASWFTDTAPASRAPSAPNALRVRYFNHATVLVETGEFTLMTDPIVGYPLGESADPFTFADLPEHIDYVLLTHNHQDHIVLESLLQLRHKIGTLIVPRSHGGFLQDPSIKLALESCGFERVIEVGEMDSVAVPGGEIVALPFLGEHGDLHIAAKAAFALKLGERSMLFAADSNNLQPEMYQRIARRIGRIDTLFIGMECAGAPMSWLYGALLNQPLAYRFDQNRRLNGSDCERAWPLVEHFAPRQVFVYAMGAEPWLKFISSIEYDADALPIVESDKLIARCRERDIESERLYLKKDIIL, from the coding sequence ATGACTGACACCAGCCCGATCTATCTGAAACCGAACGTCGTCTTCGAACCGCTGATCAACCAGTGGTACGCCTGGACCTTCTTGCTGCAGCCGGCCACCTGCGCGCTGGTCACGAAGCAGGTCCATCTGCGCATCATGGAGTCCTTTGTGCGCGCCCCCGAGGTGCACCGCCGCTCCGCGAAGAAAATGGCAGGCGGCCGCTTCCTCGACGCCGGCAAGGAGCAGGTGCCGGCCGTCGAAGCCCTGATCCGCGCCACGCGCGACGGCGCGGCACCTCTGCTGGCGCTCGCCGACGCCCTGCAGGAACTGGACGAACTCGTCGCCGCCGACGCAGCGGGCGACACGCTCACGCCGCTTTACGAGCGCGTGCCGGCTGCGCTCAAGGGCATGGTCGAGCTCGGCTACGACCTGCGCGGACGCGCCTCCTACCGCCTGTTCGAGCGCCTGCTCTACGACAGCGTCGACTATCTGGAGCCCTTGCAGAGCATGAACGGCTTTCTCGCCACCAGCGGCGAGCGCAGCTTCATGCTCAGCACACCGCGCCTGCCCGGTGAGGGCATGGTGCAGATCCGCCTGCCGTTCCGCGATCCGCTCTACGACGAGCTGTTCGCCGCGCGCCGCCATGGCGCCGACCCGCACCTCATCGATCGGCTGCTCGCCCACACCGATGGCGGCGAGCCGTGCCGGGCGACGCTGGCCTCCTGGTTCACCGACACGGCGCCGGCCAGCCGTGCACCGTCGGCCCCGAACGCGCTGCGCGTGCGCTACTTCAACCACGCCACGGTGCTGGTGGAGACCGGCGAATTCACGTTGATGACCGATCCGATCGTCGGCTATCCGCTCGGCGAGAGCGCCGATCCCTTCACCTTCGCGGACCTGCCCGAGCACATCGACTACGTGCTGCTGACGCACAATCACCAGGATCACATCGTGCTCGAGAGCCTGCTGCAGCTGCGCCACAAGATCGGCACGCTGATCGTGCCGCGCAGCCACGGCGGATTCCTGCAGGATCCCTCGATCAAGCTCGCGCTCGAGTCCTGCGGCTTCGAGCGCGTGATCGAAGTGGGCGAGATGGACAGCGTGGCGGTGCCGGGCGGCGAAATCGTGGCGCTGCCCTTCCTCGGCGAGCACGGCGACCTGCATATCGCCGCGAAGGCCGCGTTCGCCTTGAAGCTCGGCGAGCGCAGCATGTTGTTCGCAGCCGATTCGAACAATCTGCAGCCGGAGATGTACCAGCGCATCGCACGCCGCATCGGCCGCATCGACACGCTGTTCATCGGCATGGAGTGCGCCGGCGCGCCGATGTCCTGGCTCTACGGTGCGCTGCTGAACCAGCCGCTGGCCTATCGCTTCGACCAGAACCGGCGGCTCAACGGCTCGGACTGCGAGCGCGCCTGGCCGCTGGTCGAGCACTTCGCGCCGCGCCAGGTGTTCGTCTACGCCATGGGCGCCGAGCCCTGGCTGAAGTTCATCTCGAGTATCGAGTACGACGCCGATGCGCTGCCGATCGTCGAATCGGACAAGCTGATCGCGCGCTGTCGCGAGCGCGACATCGAGTCGGAACGCCTTTATCTGAAAAAAGACATCATCCTCTGA
- a CDS encoding serine hydrolase domain-containing protein produces the protein MRSDHPPPRAARSGRYLLAALALLLLAAGGVLYWLLPAATGYASHYLCVRVLAGGEADPQTVFEREVKPINPLFRLVTYRIDRDTATASAAGLGLLRKTVALYRPGLGCTVSPATDLDALRAQGQGLGLPAASDPETPGAAEPPALAKVLDRALAEPGPKSLRNTLAVVVRQHGAIVGERYAPGVGTETPLLGWSMTKTVTGLLAGTLVADGKLSLDQTDLMPEWSAPDDPRRSIQLRNLLQWNSGLDYHEGYLPGSDTTTMLYQSADMAHFVASRPLAQPPGHQVDYQSGGSVLVANIAARALSSRPLAIVPFARARLFAPLGIHTAMLEPDAAGTLVGGSYMLASARDWSKIGQLILQHGEWRGRRIVDADWIRFMSTPQTALGDSQHGAHLWLNAGLAGERRFPSLPEDLTMLDGFNYQLVVIVPSCQAVITRLGATVDRSWNTETFVHDVMASLPGCTPPLKTAMR, from the coding sequence TTGAGATCAGATCACCCTCCTCCTCGCGCCGCCCGTTCCGGGCGCTACCTGCTTGCCGCACTGGCGCTGCTCCTGCTCGCGGCGGGCGGCGTGCTGTATTGGCTGCTGCCCGCCGCAACCGGCTACGCCTCGCACTACCTCTGCGTGCGCGTGCTCGCCGGCGGCGAGGCCGACCCGCAGACGGTGTTCGAACGCGAAGTCAAGCCGATCAACCCGCTGTTCCGCTTGGTCACCTACCGCATCGACCGCGACACCGCGACGGCCAGCGCGGCCGGCCTCGGCCTGCTGCGCAAGACCGTGGCCCTCTACCGCCCCGGCCTGGGCTGCACCGTGAGCCCCGCCACCGATCTCGACGCCTTGCGCGCGCAAGGCCAGGGCCTCGGCCTGCCCGCTGCAAGCGATCCCGAAACGCCTGGCGCGGCCGAACCGCCTGCCCTGGCAAAGGTGCTGGACCGGGCGCTCGCCGAACCGGGGCCGAAGTCCTTACGCAACACCTTGGCCGTGGTGGTGCGCCAGCACGGGGCGATCGTCGGAGAGCGCTACGCGCCGGGCGTCGGCACCGAAACCCCGCTGCTCGGCTGGTCCATGACGAAGACCGTGACCGGCCTGCTGGCCGGCACGCTGGTGGCGGACGGCAAGCTCTCGCTGGACCAAACGGACCTGATGCCGGAATGGTCGGCCCCCGACGATCCGCGCCGCTCGATCCAGCTACGCAACCTGCTGCAATGGAACAGCGGCCTGGATTATCACGAGGGTTATCTGCCCGGCTCGGACACCACGACGATGCTCTACCAGAGCGCCGACATGGCGCACTTCGTGGCCAGCCGCCCGCTCGCGCAACCGCCGGGGCACCAAGTCGACTACCAAAGTGGCGGCAGCGTGCTGGTGGCGAACATCGCCGCGCGCGCCCTATCATCGCGGCCGCTAGCCATCGTGCCGTTCGCGCGCGCGCGCTTGTTCGCGCCGCTCGGGATTCATACCGCGATGCTCGAGCCCGATGCGGCCGGCACCCTGGTCGGCGGCAGCTACATGCTCGCGTCGGCCCGCGACTGGTCGAAGATCGGCCAGCTGATTCTTCAGCATGGCGAATGGCGGGGCCGGCGCATCGTCGACGCGGACTGGATCCGCTTTATGTCCACGCCACAGACCGCGCTCGGCGACAGCCAGCACGGCGCGCATCTGTGGCTCAATGCGGGCCTCGCCGGAGAACGTCGCTTCCCTTCGCTGCCCGAGGACCTGACGATGCTCGACGGCTTCAATTATCAACTGGTGGTGATCGTGCCGTCATGCCAAGCGGTGATCACCAGGCTCGGCGCGACGGTCGATCGAAGCTGGAATACCGAGACCTTCGTCCACGACGTGATGGCGAGCCTGCCCGGGTGCACGCCGCCGCTCAAAACGGCCATGAGGTAA
- a CDS encoding MFS transporter produces MNVHLRYCLQQAMLWGAFGLVLPVVTLFLLRSRFSLFEIGLYAALFSLSTIACELPFGALADRVGRIRTYRASLMMNCVGCLLMLAFSQKPMLYLAAASFGVARAMSSGTIDAWYVELLRNSGDTRGVPYRLGFAELAGALGLAGMSLIGGMLPDWIGVLLFDNPYRVGLAFAGTLFLALVAVTPRFFPEPEHRPLSVEPPSARPRRLLADLRELVVFAAKRGAVRPLILLCMLLGGVVSVLESYWPVVLKTLVPEHGTTWAFGLFLTLMLVIKGAGGWAAYRVMQWCERRPGLAITLPFAGLAASLVLTRWIGHVATLGLLLAAASLCLGIAGVVVNAVMHHRTPDSLRSRALSFFSLVFQLGSMIASILLGYLIGQWGVLPVWSAVGLVIALATAYSLSIGNWSTEPASDIAAQRLLTAAPSPSFHQSHPGEPE; encoded by the coding sequence ATGAACGTGCACCTGCGCTACTGCCTCCAGCAGGCCATGCTGTGGGGCGCCTTTGGCCTGGTGTTGCCGGTCGTCACGCTGTTCCTGCTGCGCAGCCGGTTCAGCCTGTTCGAAATCGGGCTGTACGCCGCGCTGTTCAGCCTCTCGACCATCGCTTGCGAGCTGCCGTTCGGCGCGCTTGCCGACCGCGTGGGGCGGATCCGCACCTACCGCGCCTCGCTGATGATGAACTGCGTGGGCTGCCTGCTGATGCTGGCCTTCAGCCAAAAGCCGATGCTGTATCTGGCCGCCGCGAGCTTCGGCGTTGCTCGCGCGATGAGCTCGGGCACCATCGACGCGTGGTATGTCGAACTGCTGCGCAACAGCGGCGACACGCGCGGCGTGCCCTACCGCCTCGGCTTCGCCGAACTGGCGGGCGCGCTGGGCCTGGCCGGCATGTCCCTGATCGGCGGCATGCTGCCGGACTGGATCGGCGTGCTGCTGTTCGACAACCCGTATCGCGTGGGCCTGGCCTTCGCGGGCACGCTGTTCCTGGCGCTGGTCGCCGTCACGCCCCGCTTCTTTCCCGAGCCGGAGCATCGACCGCTCTCGGTCGAGCCGCCTTCGGCCCGGCCGCGACGGCTGCTCGCCGATCTGCGCGAGCTGGTCGTGTTCGCCGCGAAGCGGGGCGCGGTGCGGCCGCTGATCCTGCTCTGCATGCTGTTGGGCGGGGTCGTTTCGGTGCTGGAGAGCTACTGGCCGGTGGTGCTGAAAACACTGGTGCCCGAGCACGGCACGACCTGGGCCTTCGGCCTGTTCCTGACCTTGATGCTGGTGATCAAGGGCGCGGGAGGCTGGGCCGCCTATCGCGTGATGCAGTGGTGCGAGCGAAGGCCTGGGCTGGCTATCACCCTGCCGTTCGCGGGGCTGGCGGCCAGCCTCGTGCTGACGCGCTGGATCGGCCATGTCGCCACGCTCGGCCTCCTGCTCGCGGCGGCCTCTCTGTGCCTGGGCATCGCGGGCGTGGTGGTCAATGCGGTGATGCACCATCGCACCCCCGACAGCCTGCGCTCGCGCGCGCTGTCCTTCTTCTCGCTGGTGTTTCAACTGGGCAGCATGATCGCCTCGATCCTGCTCGGCTATCTGATCGGGCAGTGGGGCGTCCTGCCGGTCTGGAGCGCCGTGGGCCTGGTCATTGCACTGGCCACCGCCTACAGCCTTTCGATCGGCAACTGGTCGACCGAGCCCGCCAGCGATATCGCCGCGCAAAGGCTATTGACCGCCGCGCCGTCCCCATCCTTTCACCAGTCACATCCAGGAGAACCGGAGTGA